The Bacteroidota bacterium genome segment GCTGGTCAATGATTCCAAGCGGAACCACTGCTCAATTAAATGATATCTCTATAAAAAACGGAGAAGGCTTTATAGTTGGTGATGGCGGAGTAATTTTACGTGTTTCAGGAACAAGTATTACCCCACTTACTTCAAATACAACCAACAATTTGTACAGTGTGTTTATGATGAACAGCACCAGCGCAGTAGTAGCAGGAGGAGGCGTTCTTACAGCCACTTTACTTATTACCTACAACTCAGGAACCGTATGGACTCCTGTTTCAACCGGAGCCAGCTCACAATTAAATGATGTGTTTTTTATAAACGATTCAACTGCTTATGTAGTTGGAAACATTGGAACCATTCTTAAAACAACTAACTATGGTGCTAATTGGACCACTCAAACAGGAGGAGGATTAAATAACTTAAATGCAGCTTATTTTGTAAGTAAAGACAGCGGTTATATAGCAGGTGCAGCAGGTACTCTTTTAAGAACTATAAATGGAGGAACCACATGGACAACTGCCGTAAGCGGAACTACCAACGAGTTAAAAGATATTGCTTTTACAGATCAGTACAGAGGTTATGCAGCCGGTGTTGCCGGAACAGTTATCAGAACTTGCCCTACCGTAATGTTTGATGCTTCGCCTAACGACAGTATCTGTATTCATAGCTCTGCAAACTTTACCAATCAAAGTAAAAATGCTACCAGCTATATATGGTTACAAGATGGAGATACTGTTAGTTTAAATACAGATTATAGCTATCAGTTTGACACAGTAGGAAACTATTCTATCAGATTGATTGCAGATAACGGAACTTGCCAAAGCAGTTTAACACAAGTTGTAAATGTAGGAGCAGCACCAGTAGTTAATTTAGGTAATGATACAACTATTTGCTCTACCTGTACTATTACCTTGAATGCAGGTAATGTGGGTTCAACCTATAAATGGTTCAGAGATGGTGTTGCTACTGGAGTTGTTTCAAGAACAAATACAGTTGGTGTTGCCGGTACTTATAGAGTTGACGTAGAAAACGCCAATGGTTGCGTTACGTCAGATTCAATAAAAGTAAGCCTTTCTACAGGAGTA includes the following:
- a CDS encoding YCF48-related protein, whose protein sequence is MKTIVLKTKQAVQHVKNISLLIIAISVTFSLNAQTWGTQSSLITDDINGLTFSKSVNTGFAVASGGRIIKTTNSGNTWVLQNSGTVNNLSAVSFSNNIIDTGYIVGDSGLVLMTINGGSSWSMIPSGTTAQLNDISIKNGEGFIVGDGGVILRVSGTSITPLTSNTTNNLYSVFMMNSTSAVVAGGGVLTATLLITYNSGTVWTPVSTGASSQLNDVFFINDSTAYVVGNIGTILKTTNYGANWTTQTGGGLNNLNAAYFVSKDSGYIAGAAGTLLRTINGGTTWTTAVSGTTNELKDIAFTDQYRGYAAGVAGTVIRTCPTVMFDASPNDSICIHSSANFTNQSKNATSYIWLQDGDTVSLNTDYSYQFDTVGNYSIRLIADNGTCQSSLTQVVNVGAAPVVNLGNDTTICSTCTITLNAGNVGSTYKWFRDGVATGVVSRTNTVGVAGTYRVDVENANGCVTSDSIKVSLSTGVETLSGNLVDLVIYPNPNNKVFALDFSVKQKQETVITITNIIGDVVYSEYIAQAGKYANKISLEAFSSGVYFVNIKSGDSSQTMKVVTF